The sequence GCGACCCTGGCGCAAATCGGTCAAGACCATTACTTTGTCCTGAAGAATGGCCTGCGGGTGCGGTTGGTGCAGGCGTTTCCGGCCTATGAGTGCTTGCGGGAATGTTGCGCTTGTATTACCACGGTGGGGGCGAATACGGCGGAACTCTGTGCCCTGGGGGTGCCGATGATTGTCCTGGTGTTGACCCATCAGACGGTGGGGGAGGTGGCCCGGGCGTGGGATGGGATTCCGGGGATATTGGCGAATCTACCGGGCTTGGGTCAGGCATTTGCCACGGCCTACGGGGGGTGGATGCGTCAGCGGCTGGGGCTGTTGGCTTGGCCGAATATCTGGGCGGGGCGGCGGATTGTCCCGGAGTTGGTGGGGGCGATTGCCCCGCAGGCGGTGGTGGAAATGCTCTGCCAATGGTTAACCCAACCGGAGACCCTCGCTCAGATGCGCCAGGAACTTTTGCAGGTGCGGGGGCCCTTGACCGCTGACCGGGCAGTGGCGGCGATGGTGGGGGAACTGCTGACCAATGGTAGGATAGAGTGATGGTATTTGCAGGTTCACCGTGTATTTTTACTACGAACCCCCCTACTTACTGCTGGTCATGGGGCTATTGGCGGCTCTGACGGCGGGCACAGCGTTTAATGCCCTGCTCAAACAGTCGGTGCAGTCCTGGCAAGCCCAACATTCCACCCGGACGTTGGCGGATTTGCGGCGACAGCTTCAGCTTCCCATTGTCGGTATTGCCGGGGGGATGACCAGTTTTTTGACCGCCGGGGTGAATATCTTTGGTTTTCCCTGGCAGTGGGCGTTGGGGGTGGCGATGGGGTTGACCGTGGTCACGACCCTGCTGATTTGGGCACAGTTGAACCGCCTGTTGGTGGAGTTAGAGCGGGGCAATGGGTCAGCCCTGTCCTTGGATAATTTATTCATGTAGCGGCTCCTCCTATGAGGAATTGCCCCCATGTTCCATCCAAATGATGGTAGGGTTGCCTCCCCGGAATTGAGTCCCCAAGACCGTATCCTCTGGCAACAACTTCTCATGGAATTAAATCGGCATAATCTGTATTGTGTTTGTGGTCAATGTGGCTATGAATGGGTGGATTCTCAAACCGAGATGCCCTGTCCCCGTTGTCACTCTCAGCAAATTCAGGTCATCCCCTGTTGGCAATTTCCCGATGATTGATAACCGCACTAGACCGTACAAAACTGTCTAAAAATCAATCCATAGCAATTCCTTGAACAGAACTTTTGCAAAACCAAATACGGGGACGATGCCCCTGCGACCTATAGCTAGGTAGGTTACAGTCTTTTAAGTGCTTATGGGATACAGTTGAACCCCACTTGCCGTAAGTCAATTATTATTCTGAGCCTTAAGAATGATGGAGGCTTTTTGTATCCTTTAATTGATAAATAGACTGTAAGGTTGTCGCCTTAAGATTCATGGCTACGCCACGCAAGCTATGGGAAACCAATGTGGGGCTACGCCCAGCGACCCATATCATGTCAACCTTTGTATGCTTAGCTATGGGACAGGGTTTGCAGGTAAAGGCGAATGTCGCAAACTTGTTTGAAATGACTATAACCGCCCTGTTTGATTGTCCAAATCTCTAGATTTTACAGAAACCCTCTGCCTAACTCTCAGTTAAACGTTCACCGCTAACAACAAAATCATCTCCATATCTGCCCCATAGGTTTCTAATTCCAGAGTGACCAAAGCCACAATCTGAGCGGGGGTCACTAACCCGGAAAAGTCCAAAATCCGCTCTGGCAGGAGAACCCACACCGCTGGGTACAATTCCCCCCCATCCCCATAGGTTTTGTGGGTATTAAGCAGGTCGGGGAGTATGGCGATCCCTTGTCCAACGGTGGTGGCGTGAACCACAGCCCGGCGCAGTTGCAACACAATCACCCCGTCCCGGTGGATGACCCGCAGTGGTGGATAACCCTGCCCCCAGCGGGAAGCCTGCCGTTGATAAATCCGGTAGTCCCCCTGCACTGCCACCAACTGAACCTGCTCTTTGCGACAGCCTAGGGATTGCG comes from Synechococcus sp. C9 and encodes:
- a CDS encoding hydrogenase maturation nickel metallochaperone HypA, whose translation is MFHPNDGRVASPELSPQDRILWQQLLMELNRHNLYCVCGQCGYEWVDSQTEMPCPRCHSQQIQVIPCWQFPDD